Proteins encoded together in one Meiothermus sp. QL-1 window:
- a CDS encoding ABC transporter ATP-binding protein — protein MGLLEAQGLSKRFGGLQALYKVDLRVEEREIVGLIGPNGAGKTTLLRLLLGIHRPDEGRVVFKGQEITHLPTWERVGLGLAATFQNPRPLRRLPVIANVLVAAYGPRGGRKGDWVKRAEARALDALEFVGIADKAKEPASVLSQGELKRLEIARALATEPELLILDEPFAGLTPVETELLAKSLARLRKGGRFGRLHSEGCAMVIIEHKLSELFKIADRVVVLNFGQVLAEGRPEAIAQDPRVMEAYLGEGAHA, from the coding sequence GTGGGGCTGCTTGAGGCCCAGGGGCTTTCCAAGCGCTTTGGGGGCCTCCAGGCCCTCTACAAGGTGGACCTAAGGGTGGAGGAGCGGGAAATCGTAGGCCTCATCGGCCCCAACGGGGCGGGCAAGACCACCCTATTGCGGCTTCTCCTGGGCATCCACCGCCCGGACGAGGGCCGGGTGGTCTTCAAGGGGCAGGAGATCACCCACCTGCCCACCTGGGAGCGGGTGGGGCTGGGCCTGGCCGCCACCTTCCAAAACCCCAGGCCCCTGCGGCGCCTGCCCGTGATCGCCAACGTGCTGGTGGCCGCCTACGGCCCCCGGGGAGGGCGGAAGGGGGACTGGGTGAAGCGGGCCGAGGCCCGGGCCCTGGACGCCCTGGAGTTCGTGGGCATCGCCGACAAGGCCAAGGAGCCCGCCTCGGTCCTCTCCCAAGGGGAACTGAAGCGGCTGGAGATCGCCCGGGCCCTGGCCACGGAGCCTGAACTCCTCATCCTGGACGAGCCCTTTGCCGGGCTGACCCCGGTGGAGACCGAGCTTCTGGCCAAGTCCTTGGCCCGCCTGAGGAAGGGGGGGCGGTTTGGCCGGCTCCACAGCGAGGGGTGCGCCATGGTGATCATTGAGCACAAGCTCTCGGAGCTCTTTAAGATCGCCGACCGGGTGGTGGTGCTCAACTTCGGCCAGGTGCTGGCCGAGGGGCGGCCGGAGGCCATAGCCCAAGACCCGCGGGTGATGGAGGCCTACCTGGGGGAGGGGGCCCATGCTTGA
- a CDS encoding ABC transporter ATP-binding protein — MLEVKGLSLLYGKAQILFGVDLEVREGELVCLVGPNGAGKTSFLRAISGLVRLEAWLHRGTKAGDIRLMGEVRFLGQRIDPLLPHQIARLGLVLCPERRRPFKELTVEENLLAGGLLLPKGEVKRQLSFVYELFPRLAERRGQKAGNLSGGEQQMLAIGRALMGRPRLLAIDEPSTGLAPKVRALVFEQIARVRQEGITVLLVEQEAARALALADRAYVLSNGRLVRQGPAANLLEDPQFQRTYLGL, encoded by the coding sequence ATGCTTGAGGTGAAGGGACTTTCCCTGCTCTACGGCAAGGCCCAGATCCTCTTCGGGGTGGACCTGGAGGTGCGGGAGGGGGAGCTGGTCTGCCTGGTGGGGCCCAACGGGGCGGGCAAGACCAGCTTCCTCCGGGCCATCTCCGGGCTGGTGCGCCTCGAGGCCTGGCTCCACCGGGGCACCAAGGCGGGGGACATCCGGCTTATGGGGGAGGTGCGCTTCCTGGGCCAGCGGATAGACCCGCTCCTCCCCCACCAGATCGCCCGGCTGGGCCTGGTGCTCTGCCCGGAAAGGCGGCGCCCCTTCAAGGAGCTCACCGTGGAGGAAAACCTCCTGGCGGGAGGGCTTCTCCTGCCCAAGGGGGAGGTGAAGCGGCAGCTTAGCTTCGTCTACGAGCTCTTCCCCAGGTTGGCGGAAAGACGGGGGCAAAAGGCGGGCAACCTCTCCGGGGGGGAGCAGCAGATGCTGGCCATCGGCCGGGCCCTCATGGGCCGCCCCCGGCTTCTGGCCATTGACGAGCCCTCCACCGGCCTGGCCCCCAAGGTGCGGGCCCTGGTGTTTGAGCAAATCGCCCGCGTGCGCCAGGAGGGGATCACCGTGCTCCTGGTGGAGCAGGAGGCGGCCCGGGCCCTGGCCCTGGCCGACCGGGCCTACGTGCTCTCCAATGGCCGCCTGGTACGCCAGGGGCCGGCGGCAAACCTCCTAGAGGACCCCCAGTTCCAGCGCACCTACCTGGGCCTTTAG